The genomic region ATCACATTTAGAGAGTCGGGTGCGTTTGGCTTTTGTGCGCAGAGCGCGGCAGGCAAACAGCAAACGCGGGCGCCTCAGAGGATCACGCAGGCCGAGCAGCAGCCCTCGTCGCCGTTGGGCTGAGCCGCGTAGTTCATCTGCCGCACAATCTCCGCAAACAGCTCGTCCACCGAGGCTTTGTTTTTGGCCGACGTCTCCATGAAGGGGCAGCTCCACTCCTCGGCCAGGGCCTTGCCCTCGCCGTAAGAGACCTCACGCTCGCCTTCTAGGTCCACCTTGTTGCCCACCAGGATCATGGGCACACGCTCGTACCGCTTCACGCGGATGATCTGGTCCCGCATGGGCTTGATGTCCTGGAAGCTCTGCTGGTTGACTAGGCTATAGACGAGGATGAAACCCTGGCCGTTCTTGATGTATAGGTCCCGCATGGACGCGAACTGCTCCGTGCCCGCTGTGTCCAGGATCTCCAGCACCGACGGTGAAGAGTCCACCTCAATCTCCTTGCGGTAGAAGTCTTCGATGGTCGGGTCGTACTTCTCGATGAAGGAACCCGTCACGAACTGCACGGTGAGCGCGGACTTGCCCACGCCGCCCGAGCCCAGCACCACCACTTTGTACTCTCTCATGGCTCCGTTAGCGCTCTTGCCGCGCCTGCCGCGGCCCCGTCGGGGCTGCGAgcctggggaaggctgggctTGGCGGCTGgacttctcttctttttcagcTCCAAAGGAAAACCCCAGGGAAGGGTCGCCGGGGAGTGAAGGACGCAGAAATCACAAAGTGAGGCCGGGCGCCGGGCTGCCCGGCGGTGGCAACGCGTCCCAGCGGCGCAGGTCCGGGGCCCCGCAGCAGCCCGCAGAAGCAGCGGCAGCCCAGCCAGGCGGCGGACCGGGAGGACAATGCCTGCAGCCTGTGCGAAGCGACGGCTGGAGCTCTTCGCCGCGGCAGCTCGGGAAGGCGAGGAGTCGAGCGGTGGCGAGCTGAGGAGGCGGCTGCTAATTGCGCGCCGGACCCGGACGCGCGTGGCATGAGTCCCCGCGGAGCATGTGCCCACCGCTGCGGCCCATCGCGCTCTCTCCCGCAGCCTCCGCGGGGCCAGAGCTTCCTACTCGCCGCGCGCAGCCCGGCCCTCCCCGCTCCGGCGAGCATGCCCAGTGCGCCATCGCCCGCGCCCTTCCGATTCGCGGTTCCGGGTTTTCCGCAAGGCTTGGGAGGGACCAGGCTGAGGGCGGGGCTCACAATTTGAGTCTGGAGAAGCGGATTTGGGAGCGGCGCGCGTCTAGTAGCTAGACGAGAAATGTGTGTAATTGTGTGTCTGGGGTAAGTGGGAGAGAACGATATGGGACAGGTCAAACGAGA from Choloepus didactylus isolate mChoDid1 chromosome 1, mChoDid1.pri, whole genome shotgun sequence harbors:
- the RAP2B gene encoding ras-related protein Rap-2b, with product MREYKVVVLGSGGVGKSALTVQFVTGSFIEKYDPTIEDFYRKEIEVDSSPSVLEILDTAGTEQFASMRDLYIKNGQGFILVYSLVNQQSFQDIKPMRDQIIRVKRYERVPMILVGNKVDLEGEREVSYGEGKALAEEWSCPFMETSAKNKASVDELFAEIVRQMNYAAQPNGDEGCCSACVIL